One stretch of Weissella koreensis KACC 15510 DNA includes these proteins:
- the dprA gene encoding DNA-processing protein DprA, translated as MTNRIFILVLLLIPKITLEQRIKIYQNIDWPQEQSWSSWMDCLMIAMDKLNLAKKIGLDNLLEDLIEQLRRIERTDYICILDEFYPLKLHVLAYPPLVLFYQGNLDLLKTPCLAIVGARKNSSYGNFLLQSWIPSLNTAGLTIVSGLAEGIDAIAHHNTLKVGGRTIGVLGTGLNQIYPRHHKRLQQTIGEKGLVISEYLPNQGPRKYQFPQRNRLIAALSHCVLVVEARYRSGSLITADLALDLNRGVLTIPGRVDFALSRGCNELLVQGAQPVLSAKDVISAFNEYYWLN; from the coding sequence ATGACAAATCGAATTTTTATTTTAGTTTTATTGTTAATTCCAAAAATAACCTTGGAACAGCGTATTAAAATTTATCAAAATATTGATTGGCCTCAAGAACAGTCCTGGTCGTCATGGATGGACTGTTTAATGATTGCTATGGATAAACTTAATTTAGCTAAAAAGATTGGCTTAGACAATTTGTTAGAAGATTTAATTGAACAATTACGACGAATCGAAAGAACAGATTATATTTGTATTTTAGATGAATTTTATCCATTAAAATTACATGTATTAGCATATCCGCCACTGGTTTTGTTTTATCAAGGTAATTTGGACTTGTTAAAAACGCCTTGTTTAGCGATTGTTGGGGCACGTAAAAATAGTAGCTATGGTAATTTTTTATTGCAATCTTGGATTCCATCTTTAAATACGGCGGGATTAACTATTGTTTCAGGGTTAGCTGAGGGTATTGATGCGATTGCTCATCATAATACCTTAAAGGTTGGGGGACGCACGATTGGTGTGTTGGGGACGGGTTTGAATCAAATTTATCCACGGCACCATAAGAGGCTCCAACAAACTATTGGCGAAAAAGGATTAGTTATTAGTGAATATTTACCAAATCAGGGTCCTCGTAAATATCAATTTCCGCAAAGAAATCGTTTGATTGCGGCTTTAAGTCACTGCGTATTGGTAGTAGAAGCACGGTACAGATCGGGATCTTTAATTACTGCTGATTTAGCACTTGATTTAAACCGAGGTGTTTTGACCATTCCAGGTCGGGTGGACTTTGCCTTATCAAGGGGTTGTAATGAATTATTAGTACAGGGTGCTCAACCAGTTTTATCTGCTAAAGATGTGATATCAGCTTTTAATGAATATTATTGGTTAAATTAA
- a CDS encoding ribonuclease HII has product MDKLTIAEVKSILQQPKIKADILKHLAEDDRKGVQRLLVSYQRRIEKQQKMQATFNERQVFEQAYWKKGQFVAGIDEVGRGPLAGPVVAAAVVLDDNFDLIEVHDSKQLSLKKREALVPKIKSQALDYAFGVVTSEQIDEINIYQAARVAMLEAYKGLQYNVNGLLIDAMDLDIELDQTSLIKGDDRSISIGAASILAKDYRDNLMAEYDLKYPGYDFKNNAGYGTAKHLSGLEKFGITPIHRKTFSPVKNYLN; this is encoded by the coding sequence ATGGATAAATTAACGATAGCCGAAGTTAAATCAATCTTACAACAACCAAAAATTAAGGCTGACATTTTAAAACATTTAGCAGAGGATGATCGTAAAGGCGTTCAACGTTTATTAGTTAGTTATCAACGCCGAATTGAGAAGCAGCAAAAGATGCAAGCTACTTTTAATGAACGACAAGTTTTTGAACAAGCATATTGGAAAAAAGGTCAATTTGTTGCTGGTATTGATGAAGTTGGACGTGGCCCTTTAGCTGGCCCTGTTGTTGCGGCAGCAGTGGTATTAGATGACAATTTTGATTTAATTGAAGTCCATGATTCAAAACAATTGTCTTTGAAAAAAAGAGAAGCGCTAGTTCCTAAAATAAAATCCCAAGCTTTAGATTATGCCTTTGGAGTAGTTACATCTGAACAGATTGACGAAATTAATATATATCAAGCTGCTCGAGTTGCTATGCTTGAGGCTTATAAAGGGCTCCAATATAATGTAAATGGTTTATTAATCGATGCAATGGACTTGGACATAGAGCTTGATCAAACTAGTTTAATTAAAGGTGATGATCGTAGTATTAGTATTGGAGCTGCTAGCATTTTAGCTAAAGATTATCGAGATAATTTAATGGCAGAATACGATTTAAAATATCCAGGTTATGATTTTAAAAATAATGCCGGATATGGTACTGCTAAGCATTTATCTGGACTAGAAAAGTTTGGCATTACACCAATTCACCGAAAAACTTTTTCACCCGTTAAAAATTATCTGAATTAA
- the ylqF gene encoding ribosome biogenesis GTPase YlqF: MGQIIQWYPGHMAKAFRLMRENMKYVDIVFELVDARIPLSSRNPELDDVLGDKPRLLVMTKTDLADPSRTKEWITYFETRGLAVVALDSRDRKTPQTITKAARKVLAEKWDHLLEKGVKDKAIRALVAGIPNVGKSTLLNHLVMKNVAITGDRPGVTKKLQWLKTPTNLELLDTPGVLWPKFDDQRVGQHLAMTGAIKDQLINVDDIALEVLKFMREYNPQSITERYKLPSDIWDEETDVNILLLITQKLGFKDDYNRAGERILLDLRRGKLGKYTIEVPNDQIGQNDVKNG, from the coding sequence ATGGGACAAATTATTCAGTGGTATCCAGGCCACATGGCGAAGGCCTTCCGCTTAATGCGCGAAAATATGAAGTATGTAGATATTGTATTTGAATTAGTAGATGCCAGGATTCCATTGTCTTCACGGAATCCTGAACTAGATGATGTCTTAGGAGATAAGCCACGGTTATTGGTAATGACTAAGACCGATTTAGCTGATCCATCCCGGACTAAGGAATGGATTACATATTTTGAAACACGAGGATTAGCAGTAGTCGCTCTTGATTCACGTGACCGGAAGACCCCTCAGACTATTACAAAAGCGGCGCGTAAAGTTTTGGCTGAAAAGTGGGATCATCTTTTGGAAAAAGGAGTTAAAGACAAGGCGATTCGAGCTTTAGTAGCTGGGATTCCAAACGTTGGTAAATCAACACTTTTGAATCATCTGGTGATGAAAAATGTAGCCATTACTGGTGATCGACCTGGAGTTACTAAAAAATTACAATGGCTAAAAACACCTACTAACTTAGAGTTATTAGATACACCAGGAGTTTTATGGCCTAAATTTGATGATCAACGCGTTGGTCAACATTTAGCTATGACTGGTGCAATTAAAGATCAATTGATTAATGTGGATGATATTGCTTTAGAAGTTTTGAAATTTATGCGTGAGTATAATCCACAATCGATTACTGAGCGGTATAAACTGCCATCAGATATTTGGGACGAAGAAACTGATGTTAACATCTTGCTTTTGATTACTCAAAAATTAGGTTTTAAGGATGATTATAATCGTGCTGGTGAAAGAATTCTGCTAGATTTGCGTCGTGGTAAATTGGGAAAATATACGATTGAAGTGCCTAATGATCAAATCGGGCAAAATGATGTTAAAAATGGATAA
- a CDS encoding YozE family protein gives MRRSFYQWLMTQRDPVTHDEVKNFANGTFYDQAFPKQSTDFDELSRYLEENGNYLQAMDIFDAAWRQYLASEE, from the coding sequence ATGAGGCGTTCATTTTATCAATGGTTGATGACACAAAGAGATCCAGTCACACACGATGAAGTTAAAAATTTTGCGAATGGAACTTTTTATGATCAAGCATTTCCAAAGCAAAGCACAGATTTTGATGAACTTTCAAGATATTTGGAAGAAAATGGCAATTATTTACAAGCAATGGATATTTTTGATGCAGCTTGGCGTCAATATCTAGCATCAGAAGAATAG
- a CDS encoding YpmS family protein — protein sequence MVKKGLTKEQHQFRQQGILWGIGGALIVLVFVALILMVMPQGKEKQFSTQQQVKMTDASMDVQLTKKNLNAWMNKYLNDDPSLKKRLRFEMGQSSMMVYGTERLLGQDVDYGMKMTPSVTKDGNLLLHADSVAVGQLPLPVNYVMGGLASHLDLPAWADVNPKKQTILIDFKKVPKVSGMQIKIKQINMKKDHFVFQVGLPK from the coding sequence ATGGTTAAAAAAGGATTGACTAAAGAACAACATCAGTTTAGACAACAAGGAATTTTGTGGGGGATTGGAGGAGCTTTAATTGTTTTAGTTTTTGTGGCTTTAATTTTAATGGTGATGCCACAAGGAAAGGAAAAACAATTTAGTACCCAGCAACAAGTTAAAATGACCGATGCTTCAATGGATGTACAATTAACGAAGAAAAATTTGAATGCTTGGATGAATAAATATTTGAATGATGATCCATCATTGAAAAAACGATTACGCTTTGAAATGGGGCAGTCAAGTATGATGGTCTATGGAACAGAACGCCTTTTAGGGCAAGATGTAGACTATGGAATGAAGATGACACCATCTGTCACTAAAGATGGTAATTTATTATTGCACGCTGATTCAGTTGCAGTGGGGCAGTTGCCTTTACCAGTCAATTATGTGATGGGTGGACTAGCTTCGCACTTAGATTTGCCAGCATGGGCCGATGTGAATCCTAAGAAGCAGACAATTTTAATTGATTTTAAAAAAGTTCCTAAGGTTTCTGGTATGCAGATTAAAATTAAGCAAATTAATATGAAAAAGGATCACTTTGTGTTCCAAGTGGGGTTACCAAAATAA
- a CDS encoding GDSL-type esterase/lipase family protein, with protein sequence MTLLISFSLSPYIEAKEIVKNQVQLVTVGDSLTQGVGDTTNQGGYEKRIAKLIEKKDHVKVKTNNYGKSGDRSDQILKRVQKNGIAQKNIKEADIIVMTSGGNDLQQELFKLIQTKEEKDILLKVKSHKDEYSDSLNELMNYIRSLNPDAPIFIFGNYNPLYVYLANRPDINQAVHLYNSINSETARENNNAYYVSVFNKLTYGQFQSKKQQAKLEKQSAASFTGTVDNKVVKSTLNGPNKEKNEYITSSDHYHPNNKGYDQMSKALFKTVQKQKDEWIYK encoded by the coding sequence ATGACATTATTGATTAGTTTTAGTCTTTCACCGTATATTGAGGCTAAGGAAATTGTTAAGAATCAAGTTCAATTAGTGACGGTTGGTGATTCTTTAACACAAGGTGTGGGAGATACCACTAATCAGGGTGGTTATGAAAAAAGAATTGCGAAATTAATTGAGAAAAAAGATCATGTTAAGGTTAAAACCAATAATTATGGTAAATCGGGTGATCGTTCCGACCAAATTTTAAAGCGTGTTCAAAAAAATGGAATAGCACAGAAAAATATTAAAGAGGCTGATATCATTGTAATGACATCAGGTGGAAATGACTTACAACAAGAATTATTTAAATTAATTCAAACTAAAGAAGAAAAAGATATTTTGTTAAAGGTAAAATCACATAAAGACGAATATTCTGATAGTTTGAATGAACTTATGAATTACATTAGAAGTTTGAACCCAGATGCTCCTATATTTATTTTTGGAAATTATAATCCTTTGTATGTTTATTTAGCTAATCGACCTGATATTAATCAAGCTGTGCATCTTTATAATTCAATAAATAGTGAAACAGCTCGTGAGAATAATAATGCATATTATGTTTCAGTTTTTAATAAACTTACTTATGGTCAGTTTCAAAGCAAAAAACAGCAGGCTAAGCTAGAAAAACAATCAGCAGCGTCTTTTACAGGAACAGTAGATAATAAAGTAGTTAAATCGACTTTAAATGGTCCCAATAAAGAGAAAAACGAATATATTACTAGTTCAGATCATTATCATCCAAATAATAAGGGGTATGATCAGATGAGTAAGGCACTTTTTAAAACTGTTCAAAAACAAAAGGATGAGTGGATATATAAATAA
- a CDS encoding DegV family protein, giving the protein MTKVKIVTDSTAVLSDAEIKDLGIKVIPLNVMIDDKTYTDGVDLSREEFMDKMAQAKNLPKTSTPALGVFTDAYEDLLANDDDVEIISIHLTPGLSGTFDTAQQAAKMLETDKIHVIDSTFIDCALGFQAIKAAELAQQGKSATEIMQEIKAVHANTELYLTLSSLDNLTAGGRISKATGFISGLLNIKIGAHIVNGDIIAETKGRGSKTIKNYLKKIVDQMHEAKGIQRIGLSHAGIPELAQELADILRTEFPEAQVHVQQTTPVVSTHTGAGAFGLSYLKQY; this is encoded by the coding sequence ATGACTAAAGTTAAAATTGTAACCGATTCGACGGCAGTTTTGTCAGATGCAGAAATTAAGGATTTGGGGATTAAAGTAATTCCTTTGAATGTTATGATTGATGATAAGACGTATACAGATGGTGTTGATTTATCACGTGAGGAATTCATGGATAAAATGGCACAGGCCAAAAATCTACCTAAGACATCAACTCCTGCGTTGGGTGTTTTTACCGATGCTTATGAAGATTTATTAGCTAATGATGATGATGTGGAAATTATTAGTATTCACTTAACTCCAGGTTTGTCAGGGACTTTTGACACTGCACAACAAGCAGCTAAGATGTTGGAAACTGATAAAATTCATGTTATTGATTCAACCTTCATTGATTGTGCATTAGGGTTCCAAGCAATTAAGGCTGCTGAATTAGCCCAACAAGGTAAGTCTGCGACAGAAATTATGCAAGAAATTAAAGCGGTTCATGCAAATACGGAATTGTACTTAACTTTGAGTTCTTTAGATAATCTAACAGCGGGTGGACGTATTTCGAAAGCAACTGGCTTTATTAGTGGTTTGTTAAATATTAAAATTGGGGCTCATATTGTTAATGGTGACATTATTGCCGAGACTAAAGGACGTGGGTCAAAAACAATTAAGAATTATTTGAAGAAAATTGTGGATCAAATGCATGAAGCTAAAGGTATTCAAAGAATTGGATTATCACATGCTGGAATTCCAGAATTGGCGCAAGAATTAGCTGATATTTTAAGAACTGAGTTTCCTGAAGCCCAAGTTCATGTTCAACAAACGACACCAGTTGTATCAACGCATACTGGCGCTGGTGCATTTGGGCTTAGTTATTTAAAACAATATTAA
- a CDS encoding DegV family protein, with translation MKIAIMTDSTATISSEEAERYNIKVIPIPIILDGKAYKEGTEITPKQFYEKLKTSDSFPSTSQPAIGELMEIYEDLKSEGYDKVISIHLASTISGFINNVASIADKIDGLEVIPYDSKITVRLMGWLVLKAAKMAQDDKSVDEILSTLDQLRDSIDEYFVVDDLNNLVRGGRLSNAGAIIGTMLKVKPILTFDNDSNYIVPFEKVRSMKKAKKRVEAIFKDVLMNTDYPLKPLVIHANDPIEGEKWRQELEGMYPELNFELSYFGPVVGTHLGQGALAVAWMRDPESL, from the coding sequence ATGAAGATTGCAATTATGACCGATTCAACGGCAACAATTAGCTCTGAAGAGGCTGAACGATACAATATTAAAGTAATTCCAATTCCAATTATTTTAGATGGTAAGGCGTATAAAGAAGGAACTGAAATTACACCAAAACAGTTTTATGAGAAATTAAAAACTTCAGATTCATTTCCATCAACTTCCCAACCAGCTATTGGAGAATTGATGGAAATTTATGAAGATTTGAAATCCGAAGGCTATGATAAAGTAATTTCAATTCACTTAGCATCTACAATTTCAGGGTTTATCAATAATGTAGCATCAATTGCAGATAAAATTGATGGTTTGGAAGTTATTCCATATGATTCAAAAATAACGGTTCGTTTGATGGGATGGTTGGTTTTAAAAGCTGCTAAAATGGCACAAGATGACAAAAGTGTTGATGAAATTTTATCAACTTTAGATCAACTTCGTGATTCGATAGATGAATATTTCGTAGTTGATGATTTGAATAATTTAGTGCGTGGCGGACGTTTGTCAAATGCTGGGGCCATTATTGGAACAATGTTAAAGGTTAAACCAATTTTAACCTTTGATAACGATTCAAACTATATTGTCCCATTTGAAAAAGTTCGTTCAATGAAGAAAGCTAAAAAACGAGTTGAAGCCATTTTTAAGGATGTATTGATGAATACTGATTATCCTTTGAAACCATTGGTTATTCATGCAAATGATCCAATTGAAGGTGAGAAGTGGCGTCAAGAGCTTGAAGGAATGTATCCTGAATTGAACTTTGAACTTTCTTATTTTGGCCCGGTGGTAGGAACCCATTTGGGTCAGGGAGCATTAGCGGTTGCTTGGATGCGTGATCCAGAAAGTTTGTAA
- a CDS encoding MarR family winged helix-turn-helix transcriptional regulator, with product MKEILNALHETDKDFQKILKEIMKDYKITIAEWHLLMKVDNEFDTQDQLSQTTGLDTSTLSRQLNALMKKKMIEHQVVGHDHRHFIYQVTPLGAESLAKIKAQYQATEQQIFSVWSEEEKSMLQILINRLDKSIQKGL from the coding sequence ATGAAAGAAATTTTAAATGCATTACATGAAACAGATAAAGATTTTCAAAAAATTTTAAAAGAAATTATGAAAGATTATAAAATAACCATTGCAGAATGGCATCTTTTAATGAAAGTGGACAATGAATTTGATACTCAAGATCAATTGAGCCAAACAACAGGGTTAGATACTTCAACCCTCTCACGACAGTTAAATGCTTTAATGAAAAAAAAGATGATTGAACATCAGGTTGTTGGCCATGATCATCGACATTTTATATATCAAGTTACACCGTTAGGGGCAGAAAGTTTGGCCAAAATTAAAGCACAGTATCAGGCGACTGAGCAACAAATTTTTTCCGTTTGGTCTGAAGAAGAAAAGTCAATGTTGCAAATTTTAATAAATCGATTGGACAAATCAATTCAAAAAGGATTGTAA
- a CDS encoding FAD-dependent oxidoreductase: protein MKVAIIGCTHAGIFSARGILETDPTAEITVFEKNDTVSFLSCGIALWVGNHVSDPEKMFYDSVEAMKNDGIDMKMQHEVTNVDLENKVVTYQSLENQQEKTEKFDKIVVTTGSKPVMPPIPGINGKNIYLCKNWDDAKAINEAVKDVKSAIVIGAGYIGAEIAEQFSVSGIKTTLIDGLDRVLAKNFDKDITDEVEIEYQKHDVTLGLGQMVQAFESTDDSVKVTTDKGSYEADIVVLGIGFLPRTDLFTGQVDMIKNGAIIVDKYMQTSVKDVYAAGDSATVFYNPTQQDDYIPLATNAVRQGILVGKNILKPTVAYLGTQATSAVELYGKAMASSGLNQQLAQARGIEGIKTVTIEQDYRPDFMLTTTPVRATLVWDENTRAVLGGSFYSEHDISQTANALSLAIQNKMTIDELALSDFLFQPNFSQPINFLGAVAMAAAKQ from the coding sequence ATGAAAGTTGCAATTATCGGATGTACTCATGCAGGTATTTTCTCAGCTCGTGGAATTCTAGAAACAGATCCAACGGCTGAAATTACAGTTTTTGAAAAGAATGATACTGTCTCTTTTCTTTCATGTGGAATTGCTCTATGGGTAGGTAATCACGTTTCTGACCCTGAGAAAATGTTTTATGATTCAGTTGAAGCCATGAAAAATGATGGTATTGATATGAAGATGCAGCATGAAGTTACGAATGTTGACTTGGAAAATAAAGTTGTAACATATCAAAGTTTGGAGAATCAACAAGAGAAAACTGAAAAATTCGATAAAATTGTTGTGACAACTGGTTCAAAGCCAGTTATGCCACCAATTCCTGGAATTAATGGAAAAAATATTTATCTATGCAAGAATTGGGATGATGCCAAAGCTATTAATGAGGCCGTCAAAGATGTTAAATCAGCGATCGTAATCGGGGCTGGATATATTGGAGCTGAAATTGCAGAACAATTTTCAGTAAGCGGAATTAAAACAACTTTGATTGATGGTCTTGATCGGGTTCTGGCAAAAAACTTTGATAAAGATATTACGGATGAAGTTGAGATTGAATATCAAAAACACGATGTTACTTTAGGCTTAGGGCAAATGGTACAAGCGTTTGAATCTACTGATGACAGTGTTAAGGTAACAACTGATAAGGGATCTTATGAAGCAGATATTGTTGTCTTAGGAATTGGATTCTTACCACGGACTGATTTATTTACTGGGCAAGTTGATATGATTAAGAATGGAGCTATTATTGTTGATAAGTATATGCAAACTTCAGTTAAAGATGTTTATGCGGCTGGTGATTCTGCGACTGTATTTTATAATCCAACACAGCAAGATGACTACATTCCATTGGCAACAAATGCAGTACGTCAAGGAATTTTAGTTGGTAAAAACATTTTGAAGCCCACTGTAGCATACTTGGGAACTCAAGCAACGTCGGCTGTTGAGCTTTATGGTAAGGCAATGGCCAGTTCTGGATTAAATCAGCAATTAGCTCAAGCACGTGGTATTGAAGGAATCAAGACCGTTACCATTGAACAAGATTATCGACCTGATTTCATGTTAACGACAACCCCTGTACGTGCTACTTTGGTTTGGGATGAAAACACTCGGGCTGTTTTGGGTGGATCATTTTATTCTGAACATGATATTTCACAAACTGCTAATGCCTTATCATTAGCGATTCAAAATAAGATGACAATTGATGAATTGGCGCTTTCAGACTTCTTATTCCAACCAAATTTCAGCCAACCAATTAATTTCTTAGGGGCAGTGGCTATGGCAGCAGCAAAGCAATAA